The following coding sequences lie in one Acidobacteriota bacterium genomic window:
- the ychF gene encoding redox-regulated ATPase YchF, which translates to MLRTALIGYPQVGKTALFQLMTSAHDGARPSHGKLEVTIGMARVPDTRLDVLTAMFNPRKRVPATVEFADIPGRPSGSGAEALLDVAAYRNADTLVHVLRAFSDPAIAHAAGSIDPRRDARTMEDELILADLAVVEKRIERLAKDLKKARTPELEREQDILVRCKAQLESGAPLRAIGLGDDDKRRLRGFQFLSAKPLLLVVNVDEADLTGDGGAAAALDGVVARYDLGSVASGASTGVVAVCAKIELEIAQLETADAAAFLADMGLKESGLDRVIRASYDLLGYISFFTVGEDECRAWSIPRGLAAQAAAGEIHTDLSRGFIRAEVVAYERLTSRGTMPACREHGEVRLEGKEYVVLDGDIMNVRFAT; encoded by the coding sequence ATGCTCCGTACCGCACTTATCGGCTATCCGCAGGTTGGCAAGACGGCCCTCTTCCAGTTGATGACCAGCGCGCACGACGGGGCACGCCCGTCGCACGGCAAGCTCGAGGTCACCATTGGCATGGCGCGAGTGCCGGACACGCGTCTTGATGTGCTGACTGCCATGTTCAACCCGCGCAAACGGGTGCCGGCCACGGTGGAGTTCGCGGATATCCCGGGCCGCCCCTCCGGCAGCGGCGCCGAGGCGCTGCTCGACGTGGCGGCGTATCGCAATGCCGATACGCTCGTGCACGTGCTGCGCGCATTCTCCGATCCGGCGATCGCACACGCCGCGGGTTCGATCGATCCGCGACGGGATGCGCGGACGATGGAGGACGAACTGATCCTGGCGGATCTGGCCGTGGTCGAGAAGCGCATCGAGCGGCTCGCCAAGGATCTCAAGAAGGCCCGCACGCCCGAATTGGAGCGCGAGCAGGACATCCTCGTGCGCTGCAAGGCGCAACTCGAATCAGGCGCTCCGCTCCGCGCTATCGGACTCGGCGATGACGACAAGCGGCGGCTTCGCGGCTTCCAGTTCCTGTCGGCCAAACCGCTTCTGCTCGTCGTCAACGTCGACGAGGCCGATCTGACCGGGGACGGCGGTGCGGCCGCCGCGCTGGATGGCGTGGTGGCGCGCTACGATCTCGGCTCGGTCGCGTCGGGCGCCTCTACCGGGGTGGTGGCGGTCTGCGCAAAGATCGAGCTCGAAATCGCGCAACTGGAGACCGCCGACGCAGCCGCGTTCCTGGCCGACATGGGACTCAAGGAATCCGGGCTGGATCGTGTGATCCGCGCGAGCTACGACCTGCTCGGTTACATCTCGTTTTTCACCGTCGGCGAGGATGAATGCCGCGCGTGGTCGATTCCGCGGGGCCTGGCTGCGCAGGCGGCGGCGGGCGAAATCCACACGGACTTGTCGCGAGGGTTCATTCGTGCGGAAGTGGTCGCCTACGAGCGACTCACGTCCCGGGGCACGATGCCGGCGTGCCGCGAACACGGTGAAGTCCGTCTCGAGGGCAAAGAGTACGTGGTCCTTGATGGCGACATCATGAATGTGCGATTCGCCACGTGA